The following proteins are encoded in a genomic region of Rubrobacter xylanophilus DSM 9941:
- a CDS encoding glycine betaine ABC transporter substrate-binding protein gives MEERAIPRAAAGLLAALLALALVACGNVGESGGSGPGAGEGGGPAITVGSKNFTEQYILGNMYALALEDAGFKVERRLNLGSEQIADRALQNGQIDLYPEYTGTALAAVLDYEGDPAQLDTPEQTYQRAKELYAGRDPADTMLRPAPFNNTYGIFVRREAAERYDLRTLEDLAEASPNLVFVSFSEFQGREDGFPNMKENYPALDFKDVEIVNSIGLRYQGVLQGEGDVGVGFTTDGQLASDRLVVLEDPKSIWPFYQPAPVVRTEVLEKNPKIREVLNEVSASLDVETMRRLNGRVDLQKEDPEDVAREYLEREGLIN, from the coding sequence ATGGAAGAGAGAGCCATACCGCGCGCCGCGGCCGGGCTTCTGGCGGCGCTCCTGGCGCTCGCGCTCGTCGCCTGCGGCAACGTGGGCGAGAGCGGCGGCTCCGGCCCCGGCGCCGGGGAAGGGGGAGGCCCCGCGATCACCGTGGGCTCCAAGAACTTCACCGAGCAGTACATCCTCGGCAACATGTACGCCCTGGCGCTCGAGGACGCCGGCTTCAAGGTGGAGCGGCGGCTGAACCTCGGCAGCGAGCAGATCGCCGACAGGGCCCTCCAGAACGGGCAGATAGACCTCTATCCCGAGTACACCGGCACCGCGCTGGCCGCGGTGCTCGACTACGAGGGCGACCCGGCGCAGCTGGACACCCCAGAGCAGACCTACCAGAGGGCGAAGGAGCTCTACGCCGGGCGCGATCCGGCCGACACCATGCTCAGGCCCGCGCCCTTCAACAACACCTACGGCATCTTCGTGCGCCGGGAGGCCGCCGAGCGCTACGACCTGAGGACGCTCGAGGATCTCGCCGAGGCCTCCCCGAACCTGGTGTTCGTCTCCTTCTCCGAGTTCCAGGGGCGGGAGGACGGCTTCCCGAACATGAAGGAGAACTACCCGGCGCTCGACTTCAAGGACGTGGAGATCGTCAACAGCATCGGGCTCCGCTACCAGGGGGTGCTGCAGGGCGAGGGGGACGTCGGGGTGGGCTTCACCACCGACGGCCAGCTGGCCTCCGACCGGCTGGTGGTGCTCGAGGACCCCAAGAGCATCTGGCCCTTCTACCAGCCCGCCCCCGTGGTGCGCACCGAGGTGCTCGAGAAGAACCCGAAGATCCGGGAGGTCCTCAACGAGGTCTCGGCCAGCCTCGACGTGGAGACCATGCGAAGGCTCAACGGCCGGGTGGACCTCCAGAAGGAGGACCCGGAGGACGTGGCCCGGGAGTATCTGGAGCGGGAGGGTCTGATAAACTAG
- a CDS encoding iron-sulfur cluster assembly scaffold protein: MDRRQRVARLVEHARNPRHRGVIRDADVSMPGGSPECGGSVVVYLKADGDGGIAGLSFTGQGDTISQGATDLAIEKILAERMGLEDVLGLSYDRFIEEVGRDVVGSRTRNATLGLSTIKNAVRKYRRDRGVRSA; encoded by the coding sequence TTGGATCGCCGGCAGCGCGTCGCCCGGCTGGTGGAGCACGCCCGGAACCCCCGGCACAGGGGTGTGATCCGGGACGCCGACGTGAGCATGCCGGGGGGGAGCCCGGAGTGCGGCGGCTCGGTCGTCGTCTACCTGAAGGCGGACGGCGACGGCGGCATAGCCGGGCTCTCCTTCACCGGCCAGGGCGACACCATAAGCCAGGGGGCGACGGACCTCGCCATAGAGAAGATCCTCGCCGAGCGGATGGGGCTCGAGGACGTGCTCGGGCTGAGCTACGACCGGTTTATCGAGGAGGTCGGGCGGGACGTGGTGGGCAGCCGCACCCGCAACGCTACGCTGGGGCTCTCCACCATCAAGAACGCCGTCAGGAAGTACCGGAGGGACCGCGGCGTCCGGAGCGCCTGA
- a CDS encoding ABC transporter permease yields MESAPASLALLQRLEPRIMDWAWVRENFAEDILPALVGHIYLSGVSLAIALAVSLPTGVLVARYRKAYPPVVFLAGLLFTIPSLALFAILVTIPGVGIGPNAVIIALVAYSILVLVRNTVAGLDSVPPETIDAARGMGLTPRQILFKVELPLALPVIVAGVRIATVTVIGIATIGAYIAGGGLGQLIFDGIDRLFPTMIIAGAALATALAVAADVGLLLLERRLRPWARRAGGSGR; encoded by the coding sequence ATGGAGTCCGCCCCCGCGAGCCTCGCCCTGCTCCAGCGGCTGGAGCCCAGGATCATGGACTGGGCCTGGGTGCGCGAGAACTTCGCCGAGGACATCCTGCCGGCGCTCGTCGGGCACATCTACCTCTCCGGCGTCTCGCTGGCCATAGCGCTCGCCGTCTCGCTGCCCACCGGGGTGCTCGTGGCCCGCTACCGCAAGGCCTACCCGCCGGTGGTGTTTCTGGCCGGGCTGCTGTTCACCATCCCCAGCCTCGCCCTCTTCGCCATCCTGGTCACCATCCCCGGCGTGGGGATAGGCCCCAACGCGGTCATCATCGCGCTGGTGGCCTACTCCATCCTCGTCCTGGTGCGGAACACCGTCGCCGGGCTGGACTCCGTCCCGCCCGAGACCATCGACGCCGCCCGCGGCATGGGGCTCACCCCCCGCCAGATCCTCTTCAAGGTGGAGCTGCCGCTGGCGCTGCCGGTCATCGTGGCGGGCGTGAGGATCGCCACCGTGACGGTCATAGGGATCGCCACCATCGGCGCCTACATCGCGGGCGGGGGCTTGGGACAGCTCATCTTCGACGGGATAGACCGGCTGTTTCCGACCATGATCATCGCGGGGGCGGCGCTGGCCACGGCGCTGGCCGTGGCCGCCGACGTGGGGCTGCTGCTGCTGGAGCGGCGGCTCAGGCCCTGGGCCCGCCGGGCCGGGGGTTCGGGGCGGTGA
- a CDS encoding metallophosphoesterase family protein, whose translation MRIVQMSDIHVGSGLFRPELLEAAVRETNELRPDLVAVAGDLTMEGYRWEFEEARRHLDRLECPHVVVVMGNHDAKSVGYRHFEDIFGSRARSLVVPSPQGEAKVVAIDSTKPDLDEGEVGREYYAWIDSEFRGWERGPKILMIHHHILAVPGTGRDVNILRDAGDVMAMLRELKVDMVLSGHRHVPYVWSISGVRVIHSGTVSSLRVRGTMPPSYNLIDLDDETVRITLREPGKGKEGETPLASFSRKPVTTSRFYVEMERFVRYEEMPF comes from the coding sequence GTGCGCATAGTCCAGATGTCCGACATCCACGTGGGCTCCGGGCTCTTCCGGCCGGAGCTGCTCGAGGCGGCGGTCCGGGAGACCAACGAGCTGCGCCCGGACCTCGTGGCCGTGGCCGGGGACCTCACCATGGAGGGCTACCGGTGGGAGTTCGAGGAGGCCAGGCGCCACCTCGACCGGCTCGAGTGCCCCCACGTCGTGGTGGTCATGGGCAACCACGACGCCAAGAGCGTGGGCTACCGGCACTTCGAGGACATCTTCGGCAGCCGGGCCCGCTCGCTGGTCGTCCCCTCGCCGCAGGGGGAGGCCAAGGTGGTGGCCATCGACTCCACCAAGCCGGACCTCGACGAGGGGGAGGTGGGGCGGGAGTACTACGCCTGGATCGACTCGGAGTTCCGGGGGTGGGAGCGCGGGCCGAAGATACTCATGATCCACCACCACATACTCGCCGTCCCCGGCACCGGGCGCGACGTCAACATCCTGCGCGACGCCGGGGACGTGATGGCGATGCTGCGGGAGCTTAAGGTGGACATGGTGCTCTCCGGCCACCGGCACGTGCCCTACGTGTGGAGCATCTCCGGCGTCCGGGTCATCCACTCCGGCACCGTCTCCAGCCTCCGGGTGCGGGGGACCATGCCCCCCTCGTACAACCTCATCGACCTGGACGACGAGACCGTGAGGATCACGCTGCGCGAGCCGGGGAAGGGGAAGGAGGGGGAGACGCCGCTCGCCAGCTTCTCCCGCAAGCCCGTGACCACCAGCAGGTTCTACGTGGAGATGGAGCGCTTCGTGCGCTACGAGGAGATGCCCTTCTAG
- a CDS encoding adenylosuccinate synthase has product MTATVVLGLAWGDEGKGRVCDLLAHDARYVARYSGGNNAGHTVRVGREEFKLHLVPSGIVREGVVCTIGNGVVVNPEVLEQEVAALEKRGVGDVRERIKVDGRAHLIMPYHIALDSHREIALGEARIGTTNRGIGPAYEDKVARSGIRVQDVFDEGILRAKLKAALREKNAIFEAVYGERPYEVDGLLSWLLSFRELLAPMVADTGALLRGALGRGERVLLEGAQATLLDNDHGTYPFVTSSNPTIGGAVVGSGIPPGYIDQIIGVTKAYTTRVGDGPMPTELFDATGDAIRDAGREYGTTTGRPRRVGWLDLPAIKFAASLNGITHLALTLLDVLSAVETVRVCVGYEVDGKPFPGYPMHQTDLHHARPVYKEMPGWGEDITGCRMRGDLPAPAREFVEFVESEVGVPLCMISVGPEREQAIVEKIGA; this is encoded by the coding sequence TTGACGGCCACGGTTGTCCTCGGGCTGGCCTGGGGGGACGAGGGCAAGGGCAGGGTCTGCGACCTGCTGGCGCACGACGCCAGGTACGTCGCCCGCTACTCCGGCGGCAACAACGCCGGGCACACCGTCCGGGTCGGCCGGGAGGAGTTCAAGCTTCACCTGGTGCCCTCGGGCATCGTGCGGGAGGGCGTGGTCTGCACCATCGGCAACGGGGTGGTGGTAAACCCCGAGGTGCTCGAGCAGGAGGTCGCGGCGCTCGAGAAGCGGGGCGTCGGCGACGTCCGGGAGCGGATCAAGGTGGACGGCCGGGCGCACCTGATCATGCCCTACCACATCGCGCTGGACTCCCACCGCGAGATCGCCCTCGGCGAGGCCAGGATCGGGACCACCAACCGGGGGATAGGGCCGGCCTACGAGGACAAGGTGGCCCGCAGCGGCATCCGGGTGCAGGACGTCTTCGACGAGGGCATCCTGCGGGCCAAGCTGAAGGCCGCGCTGCGGGAGAAGAACGCCATCTTCGAGGCGGTCTACGGCGAGCGGCCCTACGAGGTGGACGGCCTGCTCTCGTGGCTGCTCTCCTTCCGGGAGCTGCTCGCCCCGATGGTCGCCGACACCGGGGCGCTGCTGCGCGGGGCCCTCGGCCGGGGGGAGCGGGTGCTCCTGGAGGGGGCGCAGGCCACGCTGCTGGACAACGACCACGGCACCTACCCCTTCGTCACCTCCTCCAACCCCACCATCGGCGGCGCGGTGGTCGGCTCGGGCATCCCGCCGGGGTACATAGACCAGATCATCGGGGTCACCAAGGCTTACACCACGCGGGTGGGCGACGGGCCCATGCCCACCGAGCTCTTCGACGCCACCGGGGACGCCATACGGGACGCCGGCCGGGAGTACGGGACCACCACCGGGCGGCCGCGCCGGGTGGGGTGGCTGGACCTCCCCGCCATAAAGTTCGCCGCCTCGCTCAACGGGATAACCCACCTCGCCCTCACCCTGCTCGACGTGCTCTCCGCGGTGGAGACCGTCAGGGTCTGCGTCGGGTACGAGGTGGACGGGAAGCCCTTCCCCGGCTACCCGATGCACCAGACCGACCTGCACCACGCCCGGCCGGTGTACAAGGAGATGCCGGGCTGGGGCGAGGACATCACCGGGTGCCGGATGCGGGGGGACCTGCCCGCCCCGGCGCGGGAGTTCGTCGAGTTCGTCGAGTCCGAGGTGGGGGTCCCCCTGTGCATGATCAGCGTGGGGCCCGAGCGGGAGCAGGCCATCGTGGAGAAGATAGGGGCCTAG
- a CDS encoding ParB N-terminal domain-containing protein, producing the protein MIPALDGLRIVRLERLALHEDHDEARLERLRARIAAEGVQLNPVIVSPCDGRLLVLDGAHRFRALEGLGCRLILVQVVRLPRRVEGWQHLLRGLDLAALRGRRELSLSEDSAPGALAEVLFAGEGPLRVLPRDGGLRGRVRALRALQALYPAGSPVRRVEPEGRVAPGEGEALVRYASFSPAELLEVVAAGEVLPAGITRFRIPERVLGVRYPLEGLMDGDPEERTASLRELVRERWEENRVRYYREPVILFE; encoded by the coding sequence TTGATCCCCGCGCTCGACGGACTGCGGATAGTGAGGCTCGAGCGCCTGGCGCTCCACGAGGACCACGACGAGGCCCGCCTGGAGCGCCTGCGGGCCCGCATCGCCGCCGAGGGCGTCCAGCTCAACCCCGTCATAGTCTCGCCCTGCGACGGGCGGCTCCTCGTCCTCGACGGGGCGCACCGCTTCCGGGCGCTCGAGGGGCTGGGCTGCCGCCTGATACTCGTCCAGGTCGTGCGGCTTCCCCGCCGGGTGGAGGGGTGGCAGCACCTCTTGCGCGGCCTCGACCTCGCCGCCCTGCGCGGCCGCCGGGAGCTCTCCCTCTCCGAGGACTCGGCGCCGGGGGCGCTCGCGGAGGTGCTGTTCGCCGGGGAGGGTCCCCTCCGCGTGCTCCCCCGGGATGGCGGCCTGCGGGGGCGGGTGAGGGCGCTGCGCGCGCTGCAGGCCCTCTACCCGGCCGGCTCCCCCGTGCGGCGGGTGGAGCCAGAGGGCCGGGTCGCGCCCGGCGAGGGCGAGGCGCTCGTGAGGTACGCGTCCTTCAGCCCCGCGGAGCTCCTCGAGGTCGTCGCGGCGGGCGAGGTTCTCCCCGCCGGCATCACCCGCTTCCGCATCCCCGAGCGGGTGCTCGGGGTCCGCTACCCCCTGGAGGGGCTCATGGACGGCGACCCCGAGGAGCGCACCGCGAGCCTCAGGGAGCTCGTGCGCGAGCGGTGGGAGGAGAACCGGGTGCGCTACTACCGCGAGCCGGTGATACTCTTTGAGTAG
- a CDS encoding TetR family transcriptional regulator, protein MAAGTLYLYFDSKDAIAR, encoded by the coding sequence GTGGCCGCCGGCACGCTGTACCTGTACTTCGACTCCAAGGACGCCATCGCGCGCTAA
- a CDS encoding ABC transporter permease: MEGILQVFLRPQFPGLLLTHVELSALAVALATLVALPVALAVRNSPLGTAIAVNAGNVGRAVPSLALLALALPFLGFGFAPSLVALTALAVPPILINATTGLREVSGEVVDAARGMGLSEAQILRDIQLPMAAPVVFAGVRTSAVQVVASATLATFIGGGGLGNLIVEGFQRGDEAILLAGAISVAALAVATEALFGALERALTPKGLRLARRRRTK; this comes from the coding sequence ATGGAGGGCATCCTGCAGGTGTTCCTGCGGCCGCAGTTCCCGGGGCTGCTGCTCACCCACGTGGAGCTCTCCGCGCTCGCCGTGGCCCTCGCCACGCTCGTCGCCCTCCCGGTGGCGCTCGCGGTGCGCAACAGCCCCCTGGGGACCGCAATCGCCGTCAACGCCGGCAACGTGGGGCGGGCGGTGCCCTCGCTGGCGCTCCTGGCGCTCGCGCTGCCCTTTCTGGGGTTCGGGTTCGCGCCCTCGCTCGTCGCGCTCACCGCGCTCGCCGTCCCCCCCATCCTCATCAACGCCACCACCGGGCTGCGGGAGGTCAGCGGCGAGGTGGTGGACGCCGCGCGCGGCATGGGGCTCTCCGAGGCCCAGATCCTGCGCGACATCCAGCTGCCCATGGCCGCGCCGGTGGTCTTCGCGGGGGTGCGCACCTCGGCGGTGCAGGTGGTGGCGAGCGCCACCCTGGCCACCTTTATCGGGGGAGGGGGGCTGGGGAACCTGATCGTGGAGGGCTTCCAGCGGGGCGACGAGGCGATCCTGCTGGCCGGGGCCATCTCGGTGGCGGCGCTGGCGGTGGCCACGGAGGCGCTCTTCGGCGCCCTGGAGCGGGCGCTCACCCCGAAGGGGCTGCGCCTGGCCCGGAGAAGGCGGACGAAGTAA
- a CDS encoding ABC transporter ATP-binding protein translates to MIEFRGVTKTYPGSERPAVENLSFEVPEGEICVLVGPSGCGKTTTMRMINRLIEPTEGEILIGGEPNTRISGTELRRKIGYAIQQIGLFPHRTIAENVGTVPSLLEWDRERIRRRVDELLELVGLDPAGFRDRYPAELSGGQQQRVGVARALAADPPIMLMDEPFGAVDPITRERLQDEFLKIQQDIKKTIVFVTHDIDEAIKLGDRIAILKEGGTLAQYDSPENILTSPASEFVASFVGADRVLKRLSLTRLEEVELDPPRGNGGLPRLPEQASLKDALSEMIGSGAERVLVLSGDGGVRGSLSLDGLRRLSGRAG, encoded by the coding sequence ATGATCGAGTTCAGGGGCGTCACCAAGACCTACCCCGGCTCGGAGCGGCCTGCGGTGGAAAACCTCTCCTTCGAGGTGCCGGAGGGCGAGATCTGCGTCCTCGTGGGGCCCTCGGGCTGCGGCAAGACCACCACCATGCGGATGATCAACCGGCTCATCGAGCCGACGGAGGGCGAGATCCTCATCGGCGGCGAGCCGAACACCCGGATAAGCGGCACCGAGCTGCGGCGCAAGATCGGGTACGCCATCCAGCAGATAGGGCTCTTCCCCCACCGGACCATCGCGGAGAACGTGGGGACCGTCCCCAGCCTGCTGGAGTGGGACAGGGAGCGCATCCGGCGGCGGGTGGACGAGCTGCTGGAGCTCGTCGGCCTCGACCCCGCCGGGTTCCGGGACCGCTACCCGGCGGAGCTCTCCGGGGGCCAGCAGCAGCGGGTAGGGGTGGCGCGGGCGCTCGCGGCCGACCCCCCCATAATGCTCATGGACGAGCCCTTCGGGGCGGTGGACCCCATAACCCGCGAGCGGCTGCAGGACGAGTTCCTGAAGATCCAGCAGGACATAAAGAAGACCATCGTCTTCGTCACCCACGACATAGACGAGGCCATAAAGCTGGGCGACAGGATCGCCATCCTTAAGGAGGGCGGCACCCTCGCCCAGTACGACAGCCCGGAGAACATCCTCACCAGCCCCGCCTCGGAGTTCGTGGCCTCCTTCGTGGGGGCGGACAGGGTGCTCAAGCGGCTCTCCCTCACCCGGCTCGAGGAGGTCGAGCTCGACCCCCCGCGGGGCAACGGCGGCCTGCCGCGCCTCCCGGAGCAGGCCTCCCTCAAGGACGCGCTCTCGGAGATGATCGGCTCGGGCGCCGAACGGGTGCTGGTGCTCTCCGGTGACGGCGGGGTGCGCGGCTCGCTGAGCCTCGACGGGCTGCGGCGGCTCTCCGGCAGGGCCGGGTAG
- the argH gene encoding argininosuccinate lyase, with protein sequence MNELRSFSRDAFPPALRLGSGCGGEVAGSAKLRCVSEKGHLWGGRFGSGPAEAFERLNASIPFDVRLAPYDVRGSIAHARMLGETGIISREEAEALVGGLESVLEEVEAGEFSWSLADEDVHTAVERRLREKVGDVALKLHTGRSRNDQVSLDLHLFCRDAAERIGEGLLEAMAALVEVAERHSDLVLPGYTHLQRAQPLLLSHHLLAHFWAFARDLGRLDAAREAANVSPLGAAALGGTPHPVDPALVAAELGMEPFANSLDAVSERDFALDLLYACAVLGVHLSRLGEEWVLWTSQEFGFAELDDAYSSGSSIMPQKKNPDAYELMRGRAGRLIGDLSALMVTLKGLPLGYSKDLQEDKEPLFDAVDGVLAVLAVLPGMLRTARFCGERMEGAAGGFALATELADFLAARGVPFREAHRVVGRLVRRCEELGVSLEEVPRAELAAAHPALGELPEGLLRPRGSVANKRSPGSTSPASVEEQLRRARELLLARRGGARSTEHRG encoded by the coding sequence ATGAACGAACTTCGCTCGTTTTCCCGAGACGCGTTCCCGCCGGCCCTCCGTCTCGGCTCGGGCTGCGGCGGGGAGGTGGCTGGGTCGGCTAAACTACGCTGCGTGAGCGAGAAGGGACATCTGTGGGGCGGGCGGTTCGGTTCGGGGCCGGCGGAGGCTTTCGAGCGCCTGAACGCCTCCATCCCCTTTGACGTGCGGCTCGCGCCCTACGACGTGCGCGGCTCCATCGCCCACGCCCGGATGCTCGGCGAGACGGGGATAATCTCCCGCGAGGAGGCGGAGGCGCTCGTGGGCGGCCTGGAGTCGGTGCTCGAGGAGGTGGAGGCCGGGGAGTTTTCGTGGAGCCTCGCCGACGAGGACGTGCACACCGCGGTCGAGCGCCGGCTGCGGGAGAAGGTGGGCGACGTGGCGCTCAAGCTGCACACCGGGCGCAGCCGCAACGACCAGGTCTCGCTCGACCTGCACCTCTTCTGCCGGGACGCCGCGGAGCGCATAGGGGAGGGGCTGCTCGAGGCAATGGCCGCCCTCGTGGAGGTGGCGGAGAGGCACTCCGACCTCGTGCTCCCCGGCTACACGCACCTGCAGCGGGCGCAGCCCCTTCTGCTCTCGCACCACCTGCTCGCCCACTTCTGGGCCTTCGCGCGCGACCTCGGGCGTCTGGACGCGGCGAGGGAGGCGGCCAACGTCTCCCCGCTCGGGGCCGCGGCGCTGGGGGGGACGCCCCACCCGGTGGACCCGGCGCTCGTGGCCGCCGAGCTGGGGATGGAGCCGTTCGCCAACTCGCTAGACGCCGTCTCCGAGCGGGACTTCGCCCTCGACCTGCTCTACGCCTGCGCGGTGCTCGGGGTGCACCTCTCGCGGCTCGGGGAGGAGTGGGTGCTGTGGACCAGCCAGGAGTTCGGGTTCGCCGAACTCGACGACGCCTACTCCTCCGGCTCCTCCATCATGCCCCAGAAAAAGAACCCCGACGCCTACGAGCTCATGCGCGGCCGGGCGGGGCGCCTCATCGGGGACCTGAGTGCGCTCATGGTCACCCTGAAGGGCCTGCCGCTCGGCTACTCCAAGGATCTGCAGGAGGACAAGGAGCCCCTCTTCGACGCCGTGGACGGCGTGCTGGCGGTGCTCGCCGTGCTGCCGGGGATGCTGAGGACGGCGCGCTTCTGCGGCGAGAGGATGGAGGGGGCCGCGGGCGGGTTCGCGCTGGCCACCGAGCTCGCGGACTTTCTGGCGGCGCGGGGCGTGCCCTTCCGGGAGGCCCACCGGGTGGTCGGGCGGCTCGTGCGGCGTTGCGAGGAGCTCGGGGTCTCGCTGGAGGAGGTGCCGCGCGCGGAGCTCGCGGCGGCGCACCCGGCGCTCGGGGAGCTGCCGGAGGGCCTCCTCAGACCGCGGGGGAGCGTTGCGAACAAGAGGAGCCCCGGCTCCACCTCGCCCGCCTCGGTCGAGGAGCAGCTGCGGCGGGCGAGGGAGCTCCTGCTCGCCCGCCGCGGCGGGGCTCGGTCAACAGAGCACAGGGGGTGA
- a CDS encoding recombinase family protein: MVRAAAYIRTESSSGLPSLEEQERAVETYAAQRGYELVATYRDIEAPGHLLYHKPALKEAINNIKELEEWEVLVVADPRCVSETPSALHEFVHKLSLYGNRLESPVKSWERLLEEMREYRRSMARKGG, from the coding sequence ATGGTCCGGGCGGCGGCTTACATAAGGACGGAGAGCTCCTCCGGGCTGCCCTCCCTGGAGGAGCAGGAGCGCGCCGTCGAAACCTACGCGGCGCAGCGTGGCTACGAGCTCGTTGCGACCTACAGGGACATAGAGGCCCCGGGGCACCTCCTCTACCACAAGCCCGCGCTCAAAGAGGCCATAAACAACATAAAGGAGCTCGAGGAGTGGGAGGTTCTGGTGGTGGCCGACCCGCGGTGCGTCTCCGAGACCCCGAGCGCGCTGCACGAGTTCGTGCACAAGCTCTCCTTGTACGGCAACCGGCTGGAGTCGCCGGTGAAGAGCTGGGAGCGTCTCCTCGAGGAGATGCGCGAGTACCGCCGCTCGATGGCCCGCAAAGGAGGGTGA
- a CDS encoding MMPL family transporter — MLEASGGDGMVERIRKASKTPEPRTYVTGQAAAGSDLREAAQESARRAEVFALPIALATLIAAFGGLVAAGIPALVGVCSVPATFGAVYVVGRFYEMSVFVTQVATRLGPGLGIDYALLVVNRFREELGRHPVEEAAVARTAGTAGHTISLSGAAVLIGLAGLFFFPLPVLRSIGIGGVLVVGMTVLAALTPGVRGAGPPRPQDRPSLRTARRSPRRRAERVAEARGAGDAEARARRSGGVRGAPLPAARHPDRAGQRRGPARERRVARRGRPDQRAEPERAPGPRPARRRRGGRDERLHGRGAGDAAVRRAGG; from the coding sequence GTGCTCGAGGCCTCCGGCGGCGACGGGATGGTGGAGAGGATCCGCAAGGCCTCAAAGACCCCGGAGCCGCGGACCTACGTGACCGGGCAGGCCGCGGCCGGGAGCGACCTGCGAGAGGCAGCGCAAGAGAGCGCGCGGAGGGCCGAGGTCTTCGCGCTGCCCATCGCGCTCGCGACACTCATCGCCGCCTTCGGCGGGCTCGTGGCGGCGGGCATCCCCGCGCTCGTGGGCGTCTGCAGCGTGCCCGCCACCTTCGGCGCGGTGTACGTGGTCGGCCGGTTCTACGAGATGTCCGTCTTCGTCACGCAGGTGGCCACGAGGCTCGGGCCGGGCCTCGGCATAGACTACGCGCTGCTCGTCGTCAACCGCTTCCGCGAGGAGCTCGGGCGGCACCCGGTGGAGGAGGCGGCGGTGGCCCGCACCGCGGGCACGGCGGGGCACACCATCTCCCTCTCGGGGGCGGCGGTGCTCATCGGGCTCGCCGGGCTCTTCTTCTTCCCGCTGCCCGTGCTGCGCTCGATCGGGATCGGGGGCGTGCTCGTCGTGGGCATGACGGTGCTCGCGGCGCTGACGCCCGGCGTCCGCGGTGCTGGGCCTCCTCGGCCGCAGGATAGACCCTCTCTCCGTACGGCGCGGCGGTCCCCGCGAAGGAGAGCGGAGCGTGTGGCAGAGGCTCGGGGCGCTGGGGATGCGGAGGCCCGCGCTCGCCGTAGCGGCGGCGTGCGGGGCGCTCCTCTACCCGCTGCCAGACATCCGGACCGGGCTGGCCAACGCCGGGGCCCTGCCCGAGAGCGCCGGGTCGCGCGCCGGGGACGACCCGACCAGCGCGCAGAGCCCGAGAGAGCTCCGGGACCTCGGCCGGCGCGTCGGCGGCGTGGAGGGCGTGACGAGCGTCTACACGGTCGCGGAGCGGGCGACGCGGCAGTACGCCGAGCGGGTGGCTGA
- a CDS encoding sulfurtransferase, with translation MSEREIEAKGYAHPEVLVSTQWVAEHLDDTQNIRIVESDEDVLLYEVGHIPNAVKIDWVEELNDPLVRDYISAERFAELMSEKGISPETTVVFYGDKNNWWATYALWVFQLFGHERVKVMDGGRQKWEAEGRPMTKEVPSFARTRYPVPERDDSRIRAFKGEVERALERVGRGISLIDVRSPGEYRGELLHMPDYPQEGALRGGHIPGAANVPWARAVREDGTFKSAEELKEIYEGEAGLSAEDEEVIAYCRIGERSSHTWFVLKYLLGYENVKNYDGSWTEWGNAVRAPIER, from the coding sequence ATGAGCGAGCGGGAGATAGAGGCCAAGGGCTACGCGCACCCAGAGGTTCTGGTGAGCACGCAGTGGGTGGCGGAGCACCTCGACGACACGCAGAACATACGCATCGTCGAGAGCGACGAGGACGTGCTGTTGTATGAGGTTGGGCACATCCCAAACGCGGTGAAGATAGACTGGGTTGAGGAGCTCAACGACCCGCTGGTGCGCGACTACATCTCTGCTGAGCGCTTTGCCGAGCTCATGAGCGAGAAGGGGATCTCCCCCGAGACCACCGTTGTGTTCTATGGGGACAAGAACAACTGGTGGGCCACCTATGCTCTGTGGGTCTTTCAGCTCTTTGGGCACGAGCGGGTGAAGGTGATGGACGGGGGCAGGCAGAAGTGGGAGGCGGAGGGGCGTCCGATGACGAAGGAGGTGCCCTCCTTTGCGAGGACGCGCTATCCGGTGCCTGAGAGGGACGACTCGAGGATAAGGGCCTTCAAGGGGGAGGTTGAGCGGGCTCTGGAGAGGGTGGGGCGGGGCATCTCGCTCATAGACGTGCGCTCTCCTGGGGAGTACAGGGGGGAGCTTCTGCACATGCCCGACTACCCGCAGGAGGGGGCTTTGCGTGGGGGGCACATTCCTGGGGCGGCCAACGTGCCGTGGGCGAGGGCTGTGAGGGAGGATGGGACCTTCAAGAGCGCTGAGGAGCTCAAGGAGATCTACGAGGGGGAGGCTGGGCTCTCTGCCGAGGACGAGGAGGTCATAGCCTACTGCCGGATAGGGGAGCGCTCCTCGCACACCTGGTTTGTGCTCAAGTACCTGCTTGGTTACGAGAACGTGAAGAACTACGACGGTTCCTGGACCGAGTGGGGCAATGCCGTGAGGGCCCCCATAGAGCGGTAG